Sequence from the Chiloscyllium plagiosum isolate BGI_BamShark_2017 unplaced genomic scaffold, ASM401019v2 scaf_58435, whole genome shotgun sequence genome:
CTCTGTCCCCTCCTATATATTTTTCAGCTCCCAAGCTCTGGAAGAACTTCCCGGAATCTGTCCCTCATGCCCTGTCTCTCTTCTTCTCGAGGATGCTCTTTCCTGACTCAGCTCTCGGTCGTGTCCCTGATATCTCCTGATGCTCTATTTGTTTGCTTGCTTGTGTTCCCCATGAAGTGCTTCGGCCTGCTCTAGTTTCTCACTCACCTCGCCGTCGCTGTCCCGAGCTAGTGGCTGGCCCAGGTTCTCGGACGAGGTTGTGAGGTCAGAAGCAGATGAGCCCCCGTGCTCTGAGCCAAGGCTGGGCTGGGAGACCGGCCGCCTGTTCGATGCCGAGGTCAGCAGGCTGTGGAATTTCTCCGAGAGACCGCGGGGCAAGGCCGACACGTTGTTGCAGTTCTCGTCGAGCTTCTTGTGGCCGGCCCTGTGTCTCCGATCGCGTCCGGAATCCCTCAGCCCCCACCTCCGGGAGCCCTTCGGACTGCGCCGTGGATCCAGTGCCTCCGAGGACCTGCTGGGTTGGAGGTCGCCCTGGGCCGGAGCATCCGGCTGGAGGCACAGGCAGGCGGGCGCTGGCGAAGGGGCAGGCCTGGCAGTGCGGGGTAGGCCTCGCAGCAGCCCCCTCCGGGCTGGGCGCTCCGCAGACGATGCCCGGCTCTGGCATTCAGGGGCTCTCTCGTCCCGCCGGGCACCCGCCCCAGAACGGGTGCAGCTGGTGCTCCTGCTCTTGACTAGGGGAGAGCCCAGACCGTGCCAGCTCTCGATGCTGGTACTCCTCCCGGCCCAGGTGGTGTGCCGCTGGAGTTGGGTCTTCGGTGCACGCCGCAAAGACTCCTCCTGGGATCGTTCTGTGCGTCGAGAAGACAAGATTATTCAGGAGCCCATTTTAATCAATCGTCCCAATTGGCACCAGGACAAACATTCCTCACTACCACAATTTACCAACTGaaagcagaagcaggccatttggcccctttgaTTCTTGCTGCTATTACTCCATTAACGTGGAGCGAATGCAGTTTCTTTATCAGTGTACAGCGCTGACGAGTGATTCCAACAGTGACCCCTATGCAACTCCAGTAGTCACTGGCTGCATTTGTACTGCCAGTTAGCCAAACCTCGACCCATGCCAGTaccctgcccctaacaccatgggctcttacctaaTTTAACAGCCTCCtgagcagcaccttgtcaaaggccttctggaaacccAAATGGACCAcgtccactggttctcctttgtctaatttgctcctTACCTCCCCTTGATGGAACTGTGCTGGCTCAGCCCTGTGTTACCACACATTTCccagtactccacaatctcatccctAATCAGGGACTCGAGAATCTTACCAGCAGCC
This genomic interval carries:
- the LOC122545513 gene encoding DENN domain-containing protein 4B-like is translated as AVLESKWPSSNQGGRLRWAKLRNVVLALAQFRRPLRERQLLQSGPRSLLERSQEESLRRAPKTQLQRHTTWAGRSTSIESWHGLGSPLVKSRSTSCTRSGAGARRDERAPECQSRASSAERPARRGLLRGLPRTARPAPSPAPACLCLQPDAPAQGDLQPSRSSEALDPRRSPKGSRRWGLRDSGRDRRHRAGHKKLDENCNNVSALPRGLSEKFHSLLTSASNRRPVSQPSLGSEHGGSSASDLTTSSENLGQPLARDSDGEVSEKLEQAEALHGEHKQANK